Proteins encoded together in one Lathyrus oleraceus cultivar Zhongwan6 chromosome 5, CAAS_Psat_ZW6_1.0, whole genome shotgun sequence window:
- the LOC127082051 gene encoding 2-oxoglutarate-dependent dioxygenase 19, producing the protein MASASSNISSIKAFAESNRASPIPSNYHSFTDIGDVAVADELAASIPVIDFSLLTSDDSQIHAKAVHELAEACAEWGFFMLINHGVPESLMEELMKKSQEFHDLPVEEKKEFCDNGDPFSPIRHGTSFHPPAENVHYWRDFLKILTSPQFNFPHKPHGYREVGFEYSRKINNVARKLIQGISESLGLESNSIIDFSGFDSGLQIFAVNLYPPCPQPHLALGLPSHSDVGFLTFLIQNGIGGLQVKHEGKWVNVNPISNSIVVNIGDQLEAVSNGKYSSVLHRAILNNKDTRVSVVVVNGPALENEIGPAPKLLEKERPLFKSIKYRDYFLVQQKSRLSEGRALDQIRYSG; encoded by the exons ATGGCTTCAGCTTCATCAAATATTTCAAGCATTAAAGCTTTTGCAGAATCAAACAGAGCCTCTCCCATCCCTTCCAATTACCATTCCTTTACAGATATTGGTGATGTTGCAGTTGCAGATGAACTTGCAGCTTCCATTCCAGTCATTGATTTTTCTCTCCTCACTTCAGATGATTCTCAAATCCACGCCAAAGCTGTTCATGAGCTCGCCGAAGCCTGCGCTGAATGGGGCTTCTTCATG CTCATAAATCATGGAGTTCCAGAGAGTCTAATGGAAGAGTTGATGAAAAAATCTCAAGAGTTTCATGATTTGCCGGTGGAGGAGAAGAAGGAGTTTTGTGATAATGGTGATCCCTTTTCACCCATTAGACATGGAACTAGCTTCCATCCTCCAGCAGAGAATGTTCATTATTGGAGAGATTTTCTCAAAATCTTAACATCTCCCCAGTTCAATTTCCCCCACAAACCACATGGTTACAG GGAGGTTGGGTTTGAGTACAGCCGAAAAATCAACAATGTTGCAAGGAAACTGATTCAAGGAATCTCAGAGAGTTTGGGATTAGAATCCAATTCCATAATTGATTTCTCTGGTTTTGATTCTGGCTTACAAATCTTTGCAGTGAACTTATACCCTCCATGTCCACAGCCACACCTTGCTCTTGGCTTGCCTTCGCATTCTGATGTTGGCTTCTTAACCTTCCTCATTCAAAATGGAATTGGAGGACTTCAAGTTAAACACGAGGGCAAATGGGTCAATGTCAATCCCATTTCCAATTCTATAGTTGTCAACATTGGAGATCAACTTGAG GCTGTGAGTAATGGGAAGTATTCAAGTGTGTTACATCGTGCAATTTTGAACAACAAGGACACTAGGGTCAGTGTTGTGGTGGTGAATGGACCTGCACTAGAGAACGAAATTGGACCTGCACCTAAGTTATTGGAGAAAGAGAGGCCATTGTTTAAAAGTATAAAGTATCGTGATTATTTTCTTGTTCAACAGAAGTCACGATTGTCAGAGGGAAGGGCATTGGACCAGATTAGGTATAGTGGTTAA